TGACAGAAGCAGAATTTCAAATTAAAAACAAACAGGGACTTCACGCCAGACCGGCAACAGCACTGGTTGGACTGGCTTCCAAATTCAGTTCCGATATATTCTTAAGTCGTGGAGAGAAACGAATCAATGCTAAATCGATCCTCGGTATTCTGGTCTTAGCAGCCGAAAAAGGGACTACACTGAAAGTTCAGGCAGATGGGGAAGATGAAGAAGAGGCGGTCAAAGCCATCGTTGAACTGGCAAACAACAAATTTGGTATGACGGAAGAATAGTGACAGTATCCAACGAAAGAATCAAAGGAATCACAGCCGCACCAGGCATTGCCATTGGCAAAGCTCTGATTTATCGTCCCCATGAAATCGATTTTATTCCCAAAACAAAAATCTCATTGAATGATATTGACTCGGAAATGGAGCGCCTGAACGAGGCACGGAATACGGTTCTGAGTGAGCTTGAACAAATTCGTGAACATATTGAAAAACGCCTGGGATCCAATTACGCCGAGCTGATCAATGCCCAGATCTCCATTCTAATGGATCATCATATTGATGACGAGGTCAGGAACTACATGAGGGAGAACCTGGTGCATGTCCCCATTGCCTACCGGGGGGTCATGAACGTTTATATTCAAATGCTGGATGACGGCGAATCGGCTTTCTTCCAAGAGAGAATTCTGGATATCAGGGATGTTAAACAGCGCGTACTGCGGGTCCTCCTGTCTGAAACCGTCGAACCCTTATCCAATCATAGCGATGAGCCGGTTATTTTAATTACGAAATATCTTATGCCCGGTGATATCATCATCTTATCCGACGGTAATGTCCAGGGATTTGTTTCTGAACTCGGCGGAGCCACCTCACACACATCCATTTTAGCAAGATCACTGAAAATACCCATGATCGTGGGGGTTCCCAATATTGCAAACGACACCTTGTCCGGTGAAACCCTGATTGTTGACGGATACAAGGGTGAACTGATTATTCATCCCGACCATGAAACGGAGCATCTTTATAAACATCAGATCAAACGCCTACAAAAGCTGAGCACGTATTATGCCGAACATAAGAATGACAGGACAGTCACGACGGACGGAAAAACGGTGCATCTGGCGGCAAACGTCAGTCTTCCTGTTGAATTGAAAGGACTGGAAGAATTTGGCGGTCAGGGGATCGGGTTATACAGAAGTGAGTATTTGTATTTAATGAAGCACACTCTGCCTACGGAAGATGAACTTTTTCAGGAATATGTCACCATGGTTCGTTTTCTTAAAAACAAGCCTGTCGTATTGCGAACCATTGATTTGGGTGGCGACAAAATCGCCTCTATTCTTGAGCAGGAATTGCTTCACGAAGATAACCCGAATATGGGATACCGGGCTATCCGGATCTGCCTGGACCGGCCGGACATTTTTATCACCCAGCTGAAAGCCATGCTCCGGGCATCACACTATGGAAAAGTACAAATCATGTTTCCCATGATTTCGCAACTGGAAGAGCTGGAACTGGCTATTCATCATTTTGAAACAGCAAAAGAGATATTACGCAA
This genomic stretch from Candidatus Neomarinimicrobiota bacterium harbors:
- a CDS encoding HPr family phosphocarrier protein, whose amino-acid sequence is MTEAEFQIKNKQGLHARPATALVGLASKFSSDIFLSRGEKRINAKSILGILVLAAEKGTTLKVQADGEDEEEAVKAIVELANNKFGMTEE
- the ptsP gene encoding phosphoenolpyruvate--protein phosphotransferase, with protein sequence MTVSNERIKGITAAPGIAIGKALIYRPHEIDFIPKTKISLNDIDSEMERLNEARNTVLSELEQIREHIEKRLGSNYAELINAQISILMDHHIDDEVRNYMRENLVHVPIAYRGVMNVYIQMLDDGESAFFQERILDIRDVKQRVLRVLLSETVEPLSNHSDEPVILITKYLMPGDIIILSDGNVQGFVSELGGATSHTSILARSLKIPMIVGVPNIANDTLSGETLIVDGYKGELIIHPDHETEHLYKHQIKRLQKLSTYYAEHKNDRTVTTDGKTVHLAANVSLPVELKGLEEFGGQGIGLYRSEYLYLMKHTLPTEDELFQEYVTMVRFLKNKPVVLRTIDLGGDKIASILEQELLHEDNPNMGYRAIRICLDRPDIFITQLKAMLRASHYGKVQIMFPMISQLEELELAIHHFETAKEILRKEKVPFDENCEIGILIEVPSAALMMDKLAEKVDFISIGTNDLIQYMLAVDRGNEKVNHIYCHYDPVMIRTIQWIIRSGHHHEVPVSVCGEMAGDPLSILFLVGLNIDMLSVSPIFLGPVREIIRGLSFKELQNLVQKLLKMDKRQDIYSALKESFISFFPDWEKRFGESLITENTGLQDDD